From the genome of Amycolatopsis granulosa:
CAGCCACTGCACGGTCTGCCAGGCGTCCTCCCCGCGGGTGGCCCACAGGTACAGCCCGGCCTCGGAGTGGTCGATGTCGAAACCGTTGTCCTGCAACGCCTTGTGCAGCACCACGCGGCGGCGCGCGTAGCGTTCGCGCTGGGTCTCCAGCGCGCTGTCGTCGGCCAGCGCGGCGGTCATCGCCTCCTGCACCGGGCGCGGCACGATCATGCCGGCGTGCTTGCGCACCGCCAGCAGCCCGGCGACCAGCTCCGGGTCACCGGTGACGAACCCGGCCCGGTAGCTCGCCAGGTTCGCGGACTTGGACAGCGAGTGCACGGCCAGCAGGTTGTCGTGGCGGCCGCCGCACACCGAGGGGTGCAGGATCGACACCGGATCGGCCTCCCAGCCGAGCGCGAGGTAGCACTCGTCGGAGACCACGATCACGTCCTGCTCACGCGCCCACTCCACGATGCCGCGGAGGGTGCCCGCATCGGCCACCCGGCCGGTCGGGTTGGACGGCGAGTTCAGCCAGACCATCGCGGGCGGCTCGGCGAGCTCCCGCGGATCGTCGCTGCGCAGCACGCCGGCACCGGCCAGCAGCGCACCCACTTCGTACGTCGGGTACGCGAGTTCGGGGATCACCACGGTGTCGCCCGGCTCGGCGCCGAGCAGCCGCGGCAGCCATGCCACGAGCTCCTTGGACCCGATCGTGGGCAGCACCGCCACCGGGTCCACGCCCGTCACGCCGTGCCGCCGGCGCAGCGCCGCCACCGCGGCGGCGCGCAGTTCGGGCGTGCCGTGCGTGGTCGGGTAGCCCGGGATCTCGGAGACCGACGCCAGCGCGGCCCGGATCGACTCCGGCACCGGATCGACCGGAGTGCCGATCGACAGGTCGACCAGGCCACCCGGATGGGACTTGGCCCGCGCCGCGGGCCCGGCGAGCGAGTCCCAGGGGAAGTCGGGCAGGCCGGTACCGCCGCGGTTCATTCGCCCTGCGGCGGCAGGTCCTTGATCCACTGGGGATCGTTGCTGGTCTTGCCGACCTTGGAGGCGCCGCCGGGCGAGCCCAGGCTGTCGAAGAAGTCGACGTTGGCCTTGGTGTACTCGGCCCACTCGTCCGGCACGTCGTCCTCGTAGTAGATCGCCTCGACCGGGCACACCGGCTCGCAGGCGCCGCAGTCCACGCACTCGTCGGGGTGGATGTAGAGCATGCGGTCGCCCTCGTAGATGCAGTCGACAGGGCACTCGTCGATGCACGCCTTGTCGAGCACGTCGACGCAGGGCTCGGCGATCACGTACGTCACTGCGGT
Proteins encoded in this window:
- the dapC gene encoding succinyldiaminopimelate transaminase → MNRGGTGLPDFPWDSLAGPAARAKSHPGGLVDLSIGTPVDPVPESIRAALASVSEIPGYPTTHGTPELRAAAVAALRRRHGVTGVDPVAVLPTIGSKELVAWLPRLLGAEPGDTVVIPELAYPTYEVGALLAGAGVLRSDDPRELAEPPAMVWLNSPSNPTGRVADAGTLRGIVEWAREQDVIVVSDECYLALGWEADPVSILHPSVCGGRHDNLLAVHSLSKSANLASYRAGFVTGDPELVAGLLAVRKHAGMIVPRPVQEAMTAALADDSALETQRERYARRRVVLHKALQDNGFDIDHSEAGLYLWATRGEDAWQTVQWLSERGILVAPGTFYGPAGGRHVRIALTATDERVEAAAERLQ
- the fdxA gene encoding ferredoxin, yielding MTYVIAEPCVDVLDKACIDECPVDCIYEGDRMLYIHPDECVDCGACEPVCPVEAIYYEDDVPDEWAEYTKANVDFFDSLGSPGGASKVGKTSNDPQWIKDLPPQGE